Proteins encoded in a region of the Pocillopora verrucosa isolate sample1 chromosome 11, ASM3666991v2, whole genome shotgun sequence genome:
- the LOC131777160 gene encoding angiopoietin-1 receptor-like has protein sequence MALKVENYNYTKELENKSSPQYKAIETNFTKEMDFVYRDTPGYIRTDVLKMTKGSVVVDFNIIIQIVTTDPKNETTINDKKVSIVQTTIKEAEDGFVKRLKVSKVIPKTEPPEPNGVEIFDIKSDELSVRWKPSEDAETFDVRTYSVQYRAYGEKTYSEHNQTANTENADYSYRIKSLESETVYMIRVGAVNTYGSNFNEETGHETEPAPFAWWIIVLAVLGVLLILGILIGIIIYRRRRARDRREQTEARFQALENQTGSHKGEVAAYHGENVKGLSYSFKNTAYKPGEMNWEEFPHENIKLLDELGSGAFGIVFKGELQQENGNIIPCAVKTLKPSATKVERKDLYNELDIMANVGHHPNLVNLIGACTQDDLLLVIIELAENGCLLDFLKQSRQQDGNNTTSGLTEHMKTSIAVDVARGMAHLARCRCIHRDLAARNVLLGKDYVAKVSDYGMARDVYEQLMYKKETQGKLPVKWMAVESLETYTFTMESDVWAYGVLLWEIESGGLKPYAGLSTAELIENLKNGYRMEKPNGCSDEMYQTMGDCWNSSPSARPNFDELVVRLESTITT, from the exons ATGGCCCTGAAGGTTGAAAATTACAACTACACTAAAGAGCTGGAGAATAAGTCATCGCCACAATACAAGGCAATCGAGACAAACTTTACTAAGgag ATGGACTTCGTTTACAGAGATACTCCAGGATACATAAGAACCGATGTTCTGAAAATGAC gaAAGGAAGTGTGGTAGTAGATTTCAACATTATTATCCAAATTGTGACAACCGATCCCAAAAACGAAACAACCATCAACGATAAAAAGGTCTCAATCGTCCAAACAACAATTAAAGAAGCCGAAGATGGGTTTGTAAAGCGGCTAAAAGTGTCAAAAGTTATTCCAAAGA CCGAACCTCCAGAGCCTAATGGTGTGGAGATCTTTGATATCAAATCAGATGAGCTGAGTGTTCGATGGAAACCGTCGGAAGATGCTGAAACTTTCGACGTACGCACTTACTCGGTGCAATACAGAGCATATGGTGAAAAGACCTACAGCGAGCATAATCAAACAGCTAACACTGAAAATGCAGACTACTCTTACAGGATTAAGTCTCTCGAATCTGAGACTGTTTACATGATACGGGTCGGTGCAGTTAACACTTATGGATCCAATTTCAACGAGGAAACTGGCCATGAGACTGAACCCGCAC CTTTTGCCTGGTGGATTATTGTCTTGGCCGTGTTAGGTGTCCTCTTGATTCTTGGCATACTCATCGGCATTATTATCTACAGACGCAGGAGAGCGCGGGACAGAAGAGAGCAAACAGAGGCTCGGTTTCAAGCTCTTGAAAACCAAACCGGGTCTCATAAG GGCGAAGTAGCAGCTTACCATGGGGAGAATGTTAAAGGATTGTCATACTCGTTTAAAAACACTGCTTACAAGCCGGGTGAGATGAACTGGGAAGAGTTTCCGCACGAGAATATCAAACTGTTGGATGAACTAGGTTCGGGAGCATTCGGCATCGTTTTTAAAGGAGAGCTGCAACAAGAGAACGGGAATATCATTCCTTGCGCAGTAAAAACCTTAAAAC CATCTGCCACAAAGGTGGAAAGGAAAGACTTGTACAATGAGTTGGATATCATGGCCAACGTAGGACACCATCCGAACCTTGTGAATTTGATTGGAGCATGCACACAAGATG ACCTCCTACTCGTTATAATAGAGCTAGCAGAAAACGGCTGCCTGTTAGATTTCTTAAAACAGTCCCGACAACAAGATGGAAATAACACTACAAGCGGCTTAACAGAACATATGAAAACATCGATAGCCGTCGATGTAGCGCGAGGAATGGCACATTTAGCACGCTGTAGG TGTATCCACCGAGATCTCGCAGCAAGGAATGTTTTACTGGGGAAGGACTACGTTGCTAAGGTTTCCGATTATGGTATGGCACGTGATGTTTATGAACAGCTGATGTACAAGAAAGAAACTCAG GGTAAACTTCCGGTTAAATGGATGGCTGTCGAGTCCTTGGAGACATACACTTTCACGATGGAATCTGACGT GTGGGCTTATGGAGTACTGCTTTGGGAAATAGAATCAGGAG GGTTGAAACCTTATGCTGGCCTTAGTACCGCGGAGCTGATAGAAAACCTAAAGAACGGATACAGAATGGAAAAGCCTAACGGATGTTCAGACGAAAT gtACCAGACCATGGGAGATTGTTGGAATTCAAGTCCTAGTGCAAGACCAAATTTTGACGAGCTTGTTGTTCGTCTTGAGAGCACAATCACGACTTAG
- the LOC131782782 gene encoding titin-like isoform X2 encodes MALQVENYNYTEELESNLSPQYKEIEKNFTEEMEFVYRNTPGYIRTDVLKMTKGSVVVDFNIIIEIVTTDPKNETTIKDQKVLIVQTTIKEAEDGFVKWLKVSKVIPKTEPPEPNGVEIFDIKSDELSVRWKPSEDAETFDVRTYSVQYRAYGEKTYSEHNQTATTETTDYSYRIKSLEPETVYMIRVGAVNPYGSNFNEETGHETEPAPFAWWIIVLVVLGVLLILAYSSALLFIDARKRGKEESKERLGFKLFNSKPKLKRYQYGRYTYGPLSRSAILDCVAHQIETGRA; translated from the exons ATGGCCTTGCAGGTTGAAAATTACAACTACACTGAAGAGCTGGAGAGTAATTTATCGCCACAATACAAGGAAATCGAGAAAAACTTTACCGAGGAG ATGGAATTCGTTTACAGAAATACTCCAGGATACATAAGAACCGATGTCCTGAAAATGAC GAAAGGAAGTGTGGTAGTGGATTTCAACATTATCATCGAAATTGTAACAACCGATCCCAAAAACGAAACAACCATCAAAGATCAAAAGGTCTTAATCGTCCAAACAACAATTAAAGAAGCCGAAGATGGGTTTGTAAAGTGGCTAAAAGTGTCAAAAGTTATTCCAAAGA ccGAGCCTCCAGAGCCTAATGGTGTGGAGATCTTTGATATCAAATCAGATGAGCTGAGTGTTCGATGGAAACCGTCGGAAGATGCTGAAACTTTCGACGTTCGCACTTACTCGGTGCAATACAGAGCATATGGTGAAAAAACGTACAGCGAGCATAATCAAACAGCAACCACTGAAACTACAGACTACTCTTACAGAATTAAGTCTCTTGAACCTGAGACTGTCTACATGATACGGGTCGGTGCTGTTAACCCGTATGGATCCAATTTCAACGAGGAAACTGGCCATGAAACCGAACCCGCAC CTTTTGCCTGGTGGATTATTGTCTTGGTTGTGTTAGGTGTCCTCTTGATTCTGGCATACTCATCGGCATTATTATTTATAGACGCAAGAAAGCGCGGGAAAGAAGAGAGCAAAGAGAGGCTCGGTTTCAAGCTTTTCAATTCCAAACCGAAGCTTAAAAGGTACCAATACGGCAGATACACTTATGGACCTTTATCACGCAGCGCCATCTTGGATTGCGTGGCGCACCAAATCGAGACTGGACGGGCATAA
- the LOC131782782 gene encoding titin-like isoform X1 yields the protein MFLSKVKGGGRQLEIIDAAIADSGAYTCKVGRNSLTITLQVLVEVKVEMALQVENYNYTEELESNLSPQYKEIEKNFTEEMEFVYRNTPGYIRTDVLKMTKGSVVVDFNIIIEIVTTDPKNETTIKDQKVLIVQTTIKEAEDGFVKWLKVSKVIPKTEPPEPNGVEIFDIKSDELSVRWKPSEDAETFDVRTYSVQYRAYGEKTYSEHNQTATTETTDYSYRIKSLEPETVYMIRVGAVNPYGSNFNEETGHETEPAPFAWWIIVLVVLGVLLILAYSSALLFIDARKRGKEESKERLGFKLFNSKPKLKRYQYGRYTYGPLSRSAILDCVAHQIETGRA from the exons ATGTTTTTGTCGAAGGTTAAAGGAGGAGGAAGACAGCTTGAAATCATTGACGCGGCTATTGCAGATTCTGGTGCCTACACCTGTAAAGTAGGCAGAAACTCTCTCACCATCACGCTACAGGTTCTTG TTGAAGTCAAGGTGGAAATGGCCTTGCAGGTTGAAAATTACAACTACACTGAAGAGCTGGAGAGTAATTTATCGCCACAATACAAGGAAATCGAGAAAAACTTTACCGAGGAG ATGGAATTCGTTTACAGAAATACTCCAGGATACATAAGAACCGATGTCCTGAAAATGAC GAAAGGAAGTGTGGTAGTGGATTTCAACATTATCATCGAAATTGTAACAACCGATCCCAAAAACGAAACAACCATCAAAGATCAAAAGGTCTTAATCGTCCAAACAACAATTAAAGAAGCCGAAGATGGGTTTGTAAAGTGGCTAAAAGTGTCAAAAGTTATTCCAAAGA ccGAGCCTCCAGAGCCTAATGGTGTGGAGATCTTTGATATCAAATCAGATGAGCTGAGTGTTCGATGGAAACCGTCGGAAGATGCTGAAACTTTCGACGTTCGCACTTACTCGGTGCAATACAGAGCATATGGTGAAAAAACGTACAGCGAGCATAATCAAACAGCAACCACTGAAACTACAGACTACTCTTACAGAATTAAGTCTCTTGAACCTGAGACTGTCTACATGATACGGGTCGGTGCTGTTAACCCGTATGGATCCAATTTCAACGAGGAAACTGGCCATGAAACCGAACCCGCAC CTTTTGCCTGGTGGATTATTGTCTTGGTTGTGTTAGGTGTCCTCTTGATTCTGGCATACTCATCGGCATTATTATTTATAGACGCAAGAAAGCGCGGGAAAGAAGAGAGCAAAGAGAGGCTCGGTTTCAAGCTTTTCAATTCCAAACCGAAGCTTAAAAGGTACCAATACGGCAGATACACTTATGGACCTTTATCACGCAGCGCCATCTTGGATTGCGTGGCGCACCAAATCGAGACTGGACGGGCATAA